A genomic segment from Nicotiana tabacum cultivar K326 chromosome 7, ASM71507v2, whole genome shotgun sequence encodes:
- the LOC107798522 gene encoding protein TIFY 5A: MKHRIGLQLFPLLSSSSSSELRSSNHSVACSSTRKQITIFYNALDGECDTSELQALAILCHARGEMEEKYNTSASNLKAPSLQFQLHSPYGLSLRKSLQRFLQKRKERRIQAANPY; this comes from the exons ATGAAGCACAGAATTGGCCTTCAACTTTTCCCTCtattgtcttcttcttcttcttcagagtTACGCAGTAGTAATCATTCTGT GGCATGTTCTTCCACAAGAAAGCAGATCACAATTTTCTACAACGCACTAGATGGGGAATGTGATACATCTGAACTTCAG GCCTTAGCCATCTTATGCCATGCAAGAggagaaatggaagaaaaatatAATACGAGTGCGTCAAATTTGAAAGCACCATCTCTGCAGTTTCAATTGCATAGCCCTTATGGGTTGTCTCTGAGAAAATCCCTACAGAGGTTTttgcaaaagagaaaagaaaggaggATTCAAGCAGCTAATCCATACTAA